One Phragmites australis chromosome 23, lpPhrAust1.1, whole genome shotgun sequence DNA window includes the following coding sequences:
- the LOC133906820 gene encoding uncharacterized protein LOC133906820, producing the protein MEPRAAWKQYMRGLCFSTEESDEEDELVLATLAAWHNDVEASRRGPWGGSVPGHRRIRRNRQEGHNRLYNDYFAESTVYPDYIFRRRFRMNRDLYCKIVREVKDHDPWFKQRRNAAEELGLSPLQKVTAAFRMLAYDAPADSLDECLRLGESTIIESMRRFVRAIVKVFGDEYLRAPTEEDTARLLDMNQCRGFPGMLGSIDCMHWRWKNCPTAWSGSFRGHVNAPTIILEAVASQDLWIWHAFFGMPGSLNDINVLHRSHLLDNLAGGVAPKVQYSINGHHYTMGYYLADGIYPE; encoded by the exons ATGGAGCCTCGTGCTGCATGGAAGCAGTACATGAGAGGGTTATGCTTCTCCACCGAGGAgtccgatgaggaagatgagttgGTCCTAGCGACGCTTGCCGCATGGCATAACGACGTCGAAGCTTCGCGCAGAGGGCCGTGGGGAGGCTCCGTCCCCGGGCACCGGCGCATCCGTAGGAATCGTCAGGAGGGACACAATCGATTGTACAACGACTACTTTGCTGAGTCCACAGTGTACCCCGACTACATCTTTCGGCGCAG GTTCCGGATGAATCGCGATTTGTACTGCAAGATTGTGAGGGAGGTGAAGGACCATGACCCATGGTTCAAGCAAAGGAGGAACGCTGCCGAAGAGCTTGGGCTGTCACCCTTGCAAAAAGTAACTGCCGCTTTCCGTATGTTAGCTTACGATGCTCCTGCAGATTCTCTTGACGAGTGCCTCCGGCTAGGGGAGAGCACCATCATCGAGAGCATGCGGCGTTTCGTGCGGGCCATTGTCAAGGTGTTCGGTGACGAGTACCTCCGGGCGCCGACCGAGGAGGACACTGCTCGATTGCTGGATATGAACCAGTGTCgagggttccccgggatgctTGGAAGCATCGATTGCATGCactggaggtggaagaactgtcccACGGCGTGGTCCGGTTCGTTCAGGGGCCATGTCAATGCACCGACTATCATTCTAGAGGCTGTGGCATCGCAGGACctatggatttggcatgccttctttggGATGCCAGGTTCATTGAACGACATCAATGTGCTGCACCGGTCTCATCTCCTTGACAACCTTGCTGGGGGAGTAGCACCGAAGGTACAATACTCTATTAATGGCCACCATTATACAATGGGGTACTATCTTGCAGACGGGATCTACCCAGAGTAG